A genomic region of Arachis stenosperma cultivar V10309 chromosome 9, arast.V10309.gnm1.PFL2, whole genome shotgun sequence contains the following coding sequences:
- the LOC130949078 gene encoding uncharacterized protein LOC130949078, producing the protein MQATCKVFLDAARSSAVYKVASMAELPVVFGYDLEDRPEDGFLYTSARRGNPAAIFRVGIREFCWMGRSVTRVDTLLEATDAGDVQACYMCAMLLLMPGVGNEAHAGRGLKCIKTYWLLEKSNRVENYLGSCSQIR; encoded by the coding sequence ATGCAGGCGACTTGCAAGGTATTTTTGGACGCAGCCCGCTCTTCTGCGGTGTACAAGGTGGCCTCCATGGCGGAGCTACCCGTCGTGTTCGGTTATGACTTAGAGGACCGTCCTGAGGATGGGTTTCTTTATACAAGCGCGCGCAGAGGAAATCCAGCCGCTATATTCCGTGTAGGGATTAGAGAATTCTGCTGGATGGGCCGATCTGTCACTAGGGTCGACACCCTGCTTGAGGCCACCGATGCAGGCGACGTCCAAGCCTGCTACATGTGTGCGATGCTGCTACTGATGCCAGGTGTTGGGAACGAGGCGCACGCTGGCAGGGGGTTGAAATGTATCAAAACGTACTGGCTGCTGGAAAAATCGAATCGTGTAGAGAATTATTTGGGCAGTTGTTCGCAAATCCGCTGA
- the LOC130950937 gene encoding multiprotein-bridging factor 1c-like, translating into MDIGRTFWRNHTNGITAPTQITQRTFQRHSFHQASYIYHHISTILFSFQFFSFTHNRFSSFNSSFRFSSKLTSCFATMPTRSTGTITQDWEPVVLHKSRPKAQDLRNPKAVNQALRSGAEVQTIKKFDAGSNRKPGPGINARKLEEGTEPAALERVAVEVRQAIQKARLDKKMSQAELAKQINERPQVVQEYENGKAQPNQAVLAKMERVLGVKLRGKIGK; encoded by the coding sequence ATGGATATAGGTCGAACCTTCTGGAGAAACCACACAAACGGCATTACGGCACCCACCCAAATCACACAAAGAACGTTCCAGAGACACTCATTTCACCAAGCCTCGTATATATATCACCATATCTCTACCATTcttttcagttttcaatttttcTCCTTCACTCACAACCGGTTTTCTTCATTCAATTCATCatttcgtttttcttcaaaACTTACCTCGTGTTTTGCAACGATGCCGACTCGATCGACGGGGACCATAACGCAGGACTGGGAGCCTGTGGTTCTGCACAAGTCCAGGCCCAAGGCCCAGGACCTTCGTAATCCCAAGGCCGTGAACCAGGCCCTGCGGTCGGGCGCCGAGGTGCAGACCATCAAGAAGTTTGACGCGGGGTCTAACAGGAAGCCCGGGCCTGGGATCAACGCGAGGAAGCTGGAGGAAGGGACGGAGCCCGCGGCACTGGAGCGGGTGGCGGTGGAGGTGAGGCAGGCCATACAGAAGGCCCGTCTGGATAAGAAGATGAGCCAGGCAGAGCTGGCGAAGCAGATCAATGAGAGGCCGCAGGTGGTGCAGGAGTACGAGAACGGCAAAGCCCAGCCCAACCAGGCCGTGCTCGCTAAGATGGAGAGAGTTCTTGGTGTCAAGCTCAGGGGCAAAATCGGAAAATGA